One window from the genome of Kaistia defluvii encodes:
- a CDS encoding lysophospholipid acyltransferase family protein gives MLILRSLLFQAAFYLIMAIILAVTLPFFFFLPHRAAIAVVKFWTASSMWALRVFAGTKIEVRGIEKLPKGGGLIAPKHQSAFETMALFPMLDDPTYVMKRQLMWIPLFGWYTWKAGMIPVDRAGGSKALRKLAADAKEAVQEGRQVILFPEGTRRTAGSPPDYKFGIIHLYRELKVPVVPIAMNSGLYWPRKSFLRFPGTIVIEVLDPIPPGLDSKTFLATLIGVLEPATDKLLVEAAEGPLPPPLPPEAASRIDTIRASQSA, from the coding sequence ATGCTGATCCTTCGCTCACTGCTCTTCCAGGCCGCGTTCTATCTGATCATGGCGATCATTCTCGCCGTGACGCTTCCGTTTTTCTTCTTCCTGCCGCATCGCGCCGCCATCGCCGTGGTCAAGTTCTGGACCGCCTCGTCGATGTGGGCGCTGCGCGTGTTCGCCGGCACGAAGATCGAAGTTCGCGGCATCGAGAAGCTGCCCAAGGGCGGCGGTTTGATCGCGCCGAAGCACCAGTCCGCCTTCGAGACGATGGCGCTGTTTCCCATGCTCGACGATCCGACCTATGTGATGAAGCGCCAGCTGATGTGGATCCCGCTGTTCGGCTGGTACACCTGGAAGGCCGGCATGATACCGGTCGACCGCGCCGGCGGCTCCAAGGCGCTGCGCAAGCTCGCGGCCGACGCGAAGGAAGCCGTGCAGGAAGGCCGCCAGGTCATCCTGTTTCCGGAAGGCACGCGCCGCACGGCCGGCTCGCCGCCCGACTACAAGTTCGGCATCATCCATCTCTATCGCGAGCTGAAGGTCCCGGTGGTGCCGATCGCGATGAATTCGGGCCTGTACTGGCCGCGCAAGAGCTTCCTGCGCTTCCCCGGCACCATCGTCATCGAAGTGCTCGACCCGATCCCGCCGGGCCTCGATTCGAAGACCTTCCTGGCGACGCTGATCGGCGTTCTGGAGCCGGCGACCGACAAGCTGCTGGTCGAGGCCGCCGAAGGCCCCTTGCCCCCGCCGCTGCCGCCGGAAGCCGCCTCCCGCATCGACACGATCCGGGCAAGCCAGTCGGCCTGA
- the gloB gene encoding hydroxyacylglutathione hydrolase, translating into MALAIFQFPCLSDNYGVLIHDEASGRTASIDAPDAVAVSAALDKTGWRLTEILTTHHHADHTDGNLALKTTTGCTITGPSYEADTIPGIDNTLSEGDVYDFAGHPVHVIHTPGHTLGHIAYYLPEDGIAFVGDTMFALGCGRVFEGTLDQMWDSLQKLAALPDETVVYCGHEYTESNLRFAMTIDGSNPALLARGEEIRALRAAGKPTVPTTIAAEKATNPYLRAGDPAVRQAMDMPTAPASEVFAAIRTAKDNFK; encoded by the coding sequence ATGGCTCTCGCAATCTTCCAGTTCCCCTGCCTTTCCGACAATTACGGCGTGTTGATCCACGACGAGGCTTCCGGCCGCACCGCCTCGATCGACGCCCCGGACGCCGTGGCCGTCAGCGCGGCGCTGGACAAGACCGGCTGGAGACTGACGGAAATCCTGACGACGCATCACCACGCCGATCACACCGACGGCAATCTGGCGCTGAAGACGACGACCGGCTGCACCATCACGGGGCCGAGCTACGAGGCCGACACCATCCCCGGCATCGACAACACGCTCTCCGAAGGCGACGTCTATGATTTCGCCGGCCATCCGGTACATGTGATCCACACGCCGGGCCACACGCTGGGCCACATCGCCTACTACCTGCCGGAAGACGGGATCGCCTTTGTCGGCGACACGATGTTCGCGCTCGGCTGCGGCCGCGTCTTCGAAGGCACGCTCGACCAGATGTGGGATTCGCTGCAGAAGCTCGCCGCCCTGCCGGATGAGACGGTCGTCTATTGCGGCCATGAATATACCGAATCGAACCTCCGCTTCGCCATGACCATCGACGGCAGCAATCCCGCTCTGCTCGCCCGCGGCGAGGAAATCCGCGCGCTGCGCGCCGCCGGCAAGCCGACCGTGCCGACGACCATCGCCGCCGAGAAGGCGACCAACCCCTATCTGCGCGCCGGCGATCCGGCCGTTCGCCAGGCGATGGACATGCCGACCGCACCAGCTTCCGAAGTTTTCGCCGCCATCCGCACCGCCAAGGACAATTTCAAGTGA
- a CDS encoding DUF2125 domain-containing protein, producing MIDPAKTDATAGADAAAKTRPRSARRKFQFVIAAAVLLCALWAGGWFWANHIATERIAAMKADFVAEGGVIGCDAESLGGFPFKFTLDCAPASLELPSRGLSASVGALEAIALLYNPGHVLASVQGPLALKAPGDLAVQANWTSLQTSIRVGTSRLKRFSAVTDDLTTTISAPADPRLPTAARAKHAELHLLQNHADATALDLAGTVDGFAATIPGAPQLPDLAAQLYATLPGALPELRDGHVDPLPAWLAAGGQVKLGQLGIDIGGFLANASGDLSVARDGVISGKVAIRVDQLEKLPDLAELLHPGSRDRVAQILVPLSAFLKPVQVDGKTWRETTLTIKNGRVSAGFIPLGRLPPLKLGNAAGVAGS from the coding sequence ATGATCGACCCGGCCAAGACGGACGCAACCGCAGGCGCGGACGCTGCCGCGAAGACCCGGCCCCGTTCCGCCCGACGCAAGTTCCAGTTCGTCATCGCCGCCGCCGTGCTGCTTTGCGCGCTCTGGGCCGGCGGCTGGTTCTGGGCCAACCACATCGCGACCGAGCGAATCGCCGCCATGAAGGCGGATTTCGTCGCCGAGGGCGGCGTCATCGGCTGCGACGCCGAATCGCTGGGCGGCTTCCCGTTCAAGTTCACGCTCGATTGCGCCCCTGCCTCGCTGGAGCTGCCCTCGCGCGGCCTTTCGGCCAGCGTCGGCGCGCTGGAGGCGATCGCGCTGCTCTACAATCCCGGCCATGTGCTGGCCTCCGTCCAGGGACCGCTGGCGCTCAAGGCCCCGGGCGATCTCGCCGTCCAGGCGAACTGGACATCGCTGCAGACCAGCATCCGCGTCGGCACGTCGCGCCTGAAGCGCTTTTCCGCCGTCACCGACGACCTGACCACCACCATCAGCGCGCCGGCCGACCCCCGCCTGCCCACCGCCGCGCGGGCCAAGCATGCCGAACTGCATTTGCTGCAGAACCACGCTGACGCCACGGCGCTGGACCTTGCCGGCACCGTCGACGGATTTGCCGCCACCATTCCCGGCGCGCCGCAGCTGCCCGATCTCGCCGCCCAGCTCTACGCCACCCTGCCCGGCGCGCTGCCCGAGCTTCGTGACGGCCATGTCGATCCGCTGCCCGCCTGGCTCGCCGCCGGCGGACAGGTGAAGCTCGGCCAGCTCGGCATCGATATCGGCGGCTTCCTGGCCAATGCCAGCGGCGACCTCTCGGTCGCCCGCGACGGCGTCATCTCCGGCAAGGTCGCGATCCGTGTCGACCAGCTCGAAAAGCTGCCCGATCTCGCCGAGTTGCTCCATCCCGGCAGCCGCGACCGCGTGGCGCAGATCCTGGTCCCGCTCTCGGCCTTCCTGAAGCCGGTTCAGGTCGACGGCAAGACCTGGCGCGAGACGACGCTGACGATCAAGAACGGCCGGGTCTCGGCGGGCTTCATCCCGCTCGGCCGCCTGCCGCCGCTGAAGCTCGGCAATGCCGCCGGCGTCGCCGGCAGCTGA
- a CDS encoding cupin domain-containing protein, which translates to MSSADEIIRKLELQPHPEGGFYRRTFEDSVTHNGRPASTAIYYLLAAGMKSHWHRIDAIEVWHYYAGAPIELSLSEDGGVTETFRLGGDVLAGEQPQVIVPTGWWQAARSLGDWTLVGCTVAPGFRFEGFELAAPEWAPLDQPERY; encoded by the coding sequence GTGAGTTCGGCCGACGAGATCATCCGCAAGCTCGAACTCCAGCCGCATCCCGAGGGCGGCTTCTATCGCCGCACCTTCGAGGACAGCGTCACCCATAATGGCCGGCCTGCCTCGACGGCGATCTACTACCTGCTCGCGGCGGGCATGAAATCGCACTGGCACCGGATCGATGCGATCGAGGTCTGGCACTACTATGCCGGCGCGCCGATCGAATTGTCGCTGTCGGAAGATGGCGGCGTGACCGAGACGTTTCGCCTCGGCGGCGACGTTCTGGCCGGCGAGCAGCCGCAGGTCATCGTGCCCACCGGCTGGTGGCAAGCGGCCCGGAGCCTCGGCGACTGGACGCTGGTCGGCTGCACGGTAGCGCCGGGCTTCCGTTTCGAAGGCTTCGAACTGGCCGCGCCGGAGTGGGCTCCGCTCGATCAGCCCGAGCGTTACTGA
- a CDS encoding prephenate/arogenate dehydrogenase family protein: protein MSEPLFGKLALVGIGHIGASIALAARRAGVVGEIAISTRSPATLARAEQLGLGDVYFADAGDAVRDADLVIVCVPVGASGDVAKAIGPHLKAGAIVSDVGSVKVSVVKAMAPHLPSAVHFIPGHPLAGTEHSGPDAGLVDLFQNRWCVLTPAETVDPAAVEKLMAFWRALGANVEAMSAEHHDLVLAITSHLPHLIAYNIVGTAADLESGIRSEVLKFSASGFRDFTRIAASDPTMWRDVFLNNKEAVLEMLGRFNEDLATLTRAIRNGDGDTLFDLFTRTRAIRRSIVAIGQDTAAPDFGRRDHTKP, encoded by the coding sequence ATGTCGGAGCCTCTCTTCGGCAAGCTCGCTCTGGTCGGCATCGGCCATATCGGCGCTTCGATCGCGCTCGCCGCGCGCCGCGCCGGCGTCGTGGGCGAGATCGCCATCTCGACCCGCAGCCCGGCGACACTCGCCCGCGCCGAACAGCTCGGCCTGGGCGACGTCTATTTCGCGGACGCGGGGGATGCCGTGCGCGATGCCGATCTCGTCATTGTCTGCGTTCCGGTCGGTGCGTCGGGTGACGTCGCCAAGGCCATCGGCCCGCATCTGAAGGCCGGCGCGATCGTCTCCGACGTCGGCTCGGTCAAGGTTTCCGTCGTCAAGGCGATGGCCCCGCATCTGCCGTCGGCCGTGCACTTCATCCCCGGTCATCCGCTGGCGGGAACCGAGCATTCCGGTCCCGATGCCGGCCTGGTCGATCTGTTCCAGAACCGCTGGTGCGTGCTGACCCCGGCAGAGACCGTCGATCCCGCAGCGGTTGAAAAGCTGATGGCGTTCTGGCGGGCGCTGGGCGCCAATGTCGAGGCGATGAGCGCCGAGCACCACGACCTGGTTCTGGCGATCACCAGCCATCTGCCGCATCTGATCGCCTACAACATCGTCGGTACGGCCGCGGACCTCGAATCCGGCATCCGCTCGGAAGTGCTGAAGTTCTCGGCCTCGGGCTTCCGAGATTTCACCCGTATCGCGGCGTCCGACCCAACGATGTGGCGCGACGTCTTCCTGAACAACAAGGAAGCCGTGCTCGAGATGCTGGGCCGCTTCAACGAGGATCTGGCGACGCTGACGCGGGCGATCCGAAATGGCGACGGCGACACGCTGTTCGACCTGTTTACCCGCACCCGCGCCATCCGCCGCTCGATCGTCGCGATCGGCCAGGATACCGCCGCGCCGGACTTCGGCCGCCGGGATCACACGAAGCCGTAG
- a CDS encoding gamma-glutamylcyclotransferase gives MSDFWVFGYGSLMWRPGFVFEEAHPAHLEGERRAFCVQSYVYRGTPEHPGLVLGLDRGGSCRGMAFRVAPEARESVLTYLRERELVTNSYLEVERSIRLERPARDYVQAVTYVVDRDHPQYAGDLSREAVLAQVRDSVGKAGSNRDYVLATAAHLASLGIEDPQLEWLAEQLLAEA, from the coding sequence ATGTCCGATTTCTGGGTCTTTGGCTATGGCTCGCTGATGTGGCGGCCCGGCTTCGTCTTCGAGGAAGCGCATCCGGCGCATCTCGAAGGCGAGCGGCGCGCCTTCTGCGTCCAGTCCTATGTCTATCGCGGGACGCCGGAGCATCCCGGGCTGGTGCTCGGCCTCGATCGCGGCGGCTCTTGCCGCGGCATGGCGTTTCGCGTCGCGCCGGAGGCGCGGGAATCGGTCCTCACCTATCTTCGCGAGCGTGAGCTGGTGACCAATTCCTATCTGGAGGTCGAGCGCAGCATCCGGCTCGAGCGGCCGGCGCGGGACTATGTGCAGGCGGTGACCTATGTCGTCGACCGCGACCATCCGCAATATGCCGGAGATCTCTCGCGCGAGGCGGTTCTGGCGCAGGTGCGCGACAGCGTCGGCAAGGCCGGCAGCAACCGGGACTACGTGCTTGCCACGGCCGCGCATCTGGCAAGCCTCGGCATCGAGGATCCGCAGCTCGAATGGCTGGCGGAACAGCTTCTGGCGGAGGCCTAG
- the hisC gene encoding histidinol-phosphate transaminase yields MNKSSKTPDTKPADRPVPRPGVLDIAPYVPGRSKATGGSKVYKLSSNETPLGPSPAAVAAYQAAAAKLEIYPDGSAGELRAAIADAYGINASRIICGNGSDDVLAMVSHVYLGPGDEAIYSRHGFNVYPILIQAAGATPVVAPEKDLTAYVDGILELVTDKTRIVFVANPNNPTGTYLPFSEIRRLHASLPPRVLLVLDAAYSEYVRRNDYESGIELAGSVPNVLMTRTFSKIYGLAGVRLGWGYGPAEVIDAMNRIRGPFNVSAPAMAAGIAALRDRAHIDAAIAHNEEWLPRVTEGIRSLGLEVTPSVGNFVLIHFPEDKGRRAVDADEYLVSHGIILRVMTSYHLPNALRMTIGSAEANEATIAALRDFLHRTAR; encoded by the coding sequence ATGAACAAGTCGTCGAAGACGCCGGATACCAAGCCCGCCGACCGGCCCGTGCCGCGTCCGGGCGTTCTGGATATCGCCCCCTATGTGCCGGGCCGCTCGAAGGCGACCGGCGGCTCCAAGGTCTACAAGCTTTCCTCCAACGAGACGCCGCTTGGGCCGAGCCCTGCCGCCGTCGCCGCCTACCAGGCGGCCGCCGCCAAGCTCGAGATCTATCCCGATGGCTCGGCCGGCGAACTGCGCGCCGCGATCGCTGACGCCTATGGCATCAATGCGTCCCGCATCATCTGCGGCAACGGCTCCGACGACGTGCTGGCGATGGTCAGCCACGTCTATCTGGGCCCCGGCGACGAGGCGATCTATTCGCGGCACGGCTTCAACGTCTATCCGATCCTGATCCAGGCCGCGGGCGCCACGCCCGTCGTCGCGCCGGAAAAGGACCTGACGGCCTATGTCGACGGCATCCTCGAACTGGTGACGGACAAGACGCGCATCGTCTTCGTCGCCAATCCGAACAACCCCACCGGCACCTATCTGCCGTTCAGCGAGATCCGCCGGCTGCATGCCTCGCTGCCGCCGCGCGTCCTGCTGGTGCTGGACGCCGCCTATTCGGAATATGTCCGCCGCAACGATTATGAGAGCGGCATCGAGCTCGCCGGCAGCGTGCCGAACGTGCTGATGACGCGCACCTTCTCGAAGATCTACGGCCTGGCCGGCGTGCGTCTCGGCTGGGGCTATGGCCCGGCCGAGGTGATCGATGCGATGAACCGCATCCGCGGCCCGTTCAACGTTTCCGCCCCGGCCATGGCCGCCGGCATAGCGGCATTGCGGGATCGCGCCCATATCGACGCCGCCATCGCGCATAACGAGGAATGGCTGCCGCGCGTCACCGAGGGCATCCGCTCGCTCGGCCTCGAGGTGACGCCGAGCGTCGGCAATTTCGTGCTGATCCACTTTCCGGAAGACAAGGGCCGCCGCGCGGTCGATGCCGACGAATATCTCGTCTCGCATGGCATCATCCTGCGTGTCATGACCAGCTATCACCTGCCCAATGCGCTGCGCATGACCATCGGCTCGGCCGAGGCGAACGAGGCGACGATCGCGGCGCTGCGCGACTTCCTGCACCGGACGGCGCGCTGA
- a CDS encoding YdcF family protein, whose protein sequence is MSDAAQTDPDLGRRSFAGASARGHARRPHPAPGRRPFITVLLLLAIAGSFAGIDFARFARQVANLSPPTDATAEGIVALTGGTARIDGALALLRDNRAEKLLISGVNPAVGRHDIARAVESEESVVLDQRVDLGHAARDTIGNADETRAWVEKQGIHSLIIVTSDYHMPRSMVELGRAMPGVRLIPYPVSNKQLEMDRWWRHAASVKLLLSEYLKYTLARARLAFETPRGESVTAYAADTHTHATTGGVLR, encoded by the coding sequence ATGAGTGACGCGGCCCAAACCGATCCGGACCTTGGCCGACGGAGTTTCGCCGGCGCATCCGCGCGCGGCCATGCGCGCCGCCCCCATCCGGCCCCAGGCCGCCGCCCCTTCATCACCGTTCTGCTGCTGCTCGCGATCGCCGGATCCTTCGCCGGCATCGATTTCGCGCGCTTCGCCCGCCAGGTCGCCAATCTGAGCCCGCCGACGGATGCGACGGCGGAAGGCATCGTCGCGCTCACGGGCGGAACGGCGCGAATCGACGGCGCGCTGGCGCTGCTGCGCGACAACCGCGCCGAGAAACTGCTGATCTCCGGCGTCAATCCGGCGGTCGGCCGGCACGACATCGCCCGCGCGGTCGAGAGCGAGGAAAGCGTCGTGCTCGACCAGCGCGTCGATCTCGGCCACGCTGCGCGCGACACGATCGGCAATGCCGACGAGACCCGCGCCTGGGTGGAAAAGCAGGGCATTCACTCGCTGATCATCGTCACCAGCGACTATCACATGCCCCGAAGCATGGTCGAACTCGGCCGCGCCATGCCCGGCGTGCGGCTCATTCCCTACCCGGTTTCCAACAAGCAGCTCGAAATGGACCGTTGGTGGCGGCACGCGGCATCAGTAAAGCTTCTCCTCAGCGAGTACCTGAAGTATACGCTCGCTCGTGCGCGGCTCGCCTTCGAGACGCCGCGGGGGGAAAGCGTCACCGCCTATGCTGCGGACACGCATACTCACGCGACAACGGGCGGGGTTCTGCGCTGA
- a CDS encoding class I SAM-dependent methyltransferase, whose amino-acid sequence MEQGRTLTPDVLDLASFYTERLGGVAQGLVAAKLAALWPRVTGDRVLGLGYATPYLAPFVAQAERVLNFMPAAQGVMNWPSEGGNLAALVAEDELPLTDSSIDRILVIHCLETASNARETLRELWRVLVPGGKLIVVVPNRRGIWARVESTPFGYGRPFSRGQLATLLRNTEFSETAWSGALFAPPFASRMLIHSGRGWERTGEMLWPGFAGVQIVEATKLVYQGLPARSHRRRQPAFRPALAPPG is encoded by the coding sequence TTGGAACAGGGCCGTACGCTGACGCCCGACGTGCTCGATCTCGCGAGCTTCTATACCGAGCGGCTGGGCGGCGTCGCGCAGGGCCTGGTCGCGGCCAAGCTGGCGGCGCTCTGGCCGCGCGTCACCGGCGACCGGGTGCTGGGGCTCGGCTATGCGACGCCCTATCTCGCCCCTTTCGTGGCCCAGGCGGAGCGCGTGCTCAATTTCATGCCGGCCGCCCAGGGCGTGATGAACTGGCCGTCCGAGGGCGGCAACCTGGCCGCGCTCGTCGCCGAGGACGAATTGCCGCTGACCGATTCGTCGATCGACCGCATCCTCGTCATCCATTGCCTGGAGACGGCGTCCAATGCGCGCGAGACGCTGCGCGAGCTCTGGCGCGTGCTGGTTCCGGGCGGCAAGCTGATCGTGGTCGTGCCGAACCGGCGCGGCATCTGGGCGCGGGTGGAAAGCACGCCCTTCGGCTATGGCAGGCCCTTCAGCCGCGGCCAGCTGGCGACGCTGCTGCGCAATACCGAATTCAGCGAGACGGCATGGAGCGGCGCGCTGTTTGCCCCGCCCTTCGCCAGCCGCATGCTGATCCATAGCGGCCGCGGCTGGGAACGGACCGGGGAGATGCTCTGGCCGGGCTTTGCCGGGGTGCAGATCGTCGAGGCCACCAAGCTGGTCTATCAGGGCCTGCCGGCGCGCAGCCATCGCCGCCGCCAGCCCGCCTTTCGCCCGGCGCTGGCGCCGCCGGGATAA
- a CDS encoding aspartate/glutamate racemase family protein, producing MMERPDGTQAPLRLMVINPNTSDAITARIQALAEDEAGPDVAVTAVTARFGAPYISDRAGAAIAADAVLDVAKAASQESGVPDAIVIACFGDPGLDALQAAFACPVVGFAEAGLRAAAAEPGPFMVATNGEAWCDMLSELAGTIGLSDRISSFLSIGDAAARDAELCRAVITEEAERTGAARVVLGGAGLIPILADVATNLPLPLIDPHRTAIRKAIALAQAAR from the coding sequence ATGATGGAACGGCCCGATGGCACCCAAGCCCCGCTGCGGCTTATGGTGATCAATCCCAACACGTCGGACGCGATCACGGCGAGGATCCAGGCCCTGGCCGAGGATGAGGCCGGGCCGGATGTCGCCGTCACCGCCGTCACCGCCCGCTTCGGCGCGCCCTATATCTCGGACCGGGCGGGTGCGGCGATCGCCGCCGACGCCGTGCTGGATGTCGCCAAGGCCGCGTCGCAGGAAAGCGGCGTGCCGGATGCGATCGTCATCGCCTGTTTCGGCGATCCCGGCCTCGACGCGCTGCAGGCCGCCTTCGCCTGCCCTGTCGTCGGCTTCGCCGAAGCCGGCCTTCGCGCGGCCGCGGCCGAGCCGGGTCCCTTCATGGTCGCCACCAATGGCGAAGCCTGGTGCGACATGCTTTCGGAACTCGCCGGAACGATCGGCCTTTCCGACCGTATCTCCAGCTTCCTGTCGATCGGCGATGCCGCCGCGCGCGATGCCGAACTTTGCCGCGCGGTGATCACGGAAGAGGCGGAACGGACGGGCGCTGCCCGCGTGGTGCTCGGCGGCGCCGGCCTGATCCCGATCCTCGCCGACGTCGCCACCAACCTGCCGCTGCCGCTCATCGACCCGCACCGGACCGCGATCCGCAAGGCGATCGCACTGGCCCAAGCCGCGCGCTGA
- a CDS encoding chorismate mutase, translated as MASTETKNSATEADAATLARIRQTIDELDAEMHRCLIERGTAIDTLIKVKGTSRPGAAFRPGREADMMRRLVARHEGALPIWTVEHIWREIITTFTRMQANFDVGIDQGVARDSLRDTARFLFGFTVALHGYADAVATINHIRETGTDLGLVSAEQPPSAGAWWRALGRPSAPRIMAMSPYIRIAGRPAEHPAFVIAPELADPTPPDLDLFAVTAIGKDPWPAIVAAGGTVLAEAGAEKLIALPVGTPVAALAAHAGFEDVARVGALSRGIAIGDVDANPVLYERLDEAGVS; from the coding sequence ATGGCCTCGACCGAGACAAAGAATTCTGCCACCGAAGCAGATGCGGCGACACTCGCCCGCATCCGGCAAACGATCGACGAGTTGGATGCCGAGATGCATCGCTGCCTGATCGAGCGCGGCACGGCCATCGACACGCTGATCAAGGTCAAGGGCACGAGCCGGCCCGGCGCCGCGTTCCGTCCGGGCCGCGAGGCCGACATGATGCGCCGGCTGGTGGCACGACACGAGGGCGCGCTGCCGATCTGGACCGTCGAGCATATCTGGCGCGAGATCATCACGACCTTCACGCGGATGCAGGCGAATTTCGACGTCGGCATCGACCAGGGCGTCGCCCGCGACTCGCTGCGCGATACCGCCCGTTTCCTGTTCGGCTTCACCGTGGCGCTGCACGGCTATGCCGACGCTGTGGCGACGATCAACCATATCCGCGAGACCGGCACCGATCTTGGTCTGGTCTCGGCCGAGCAGCCCCCCTCCGCCGGCGCCTGGTGGCGGGCGCTCGGGCGTCCGTCCGCGCCGCGCATCATGGCGATGTCGCCCTATATCCGGATCGCGGGCCGTCCGGCCGAGCACCCGGCCTTTGTCATCGCGCCGGAGCTGGCCGATCCGACGCCGCCGGACCTTGATCTCTTCGCCGTGACGGCGATCGGCAAGGATCCGTGGCCGGCGATCGTCGCGGCCGGCGGAACCGTGCTGGCCGAGGCGGGAGCGGAAAAGCTGATCGCCCTGCCGGTTGGAACGCCGGTTGCCGCCCTCGCGGCGCATGCGGGATTCGAGGATGTGGCGCGCGTCGGCGCGCTGTCGCGCGGCATCGCCATCGGCGATGTCGACGCCAATCCAGTTCTCTATGAGCGCCTCGACGAGGCGGGAGTATCGTGA